Genomic window (Tripterygium wilfordii isolate XIE 37 chromosome 11, ASM1340144v1, whole genome shotgun sequence):
ATACTGCTAATACCAGCAATTTCACACgagcattttatcaaacacttggAAGGCTCTTCTGGCATAAACAGAGCATCTCTAGACTTTTAGCCACTGCATCACAAAATCACTCTGCACTCcaattttaagtttaaatttgaaaattttcatctcaTACGATTAATATGTAATGggtttcacatattatgtgttaTTCTTCATGAAATTGAGACATTCGTTATTACTTTCAATCTCAGCTTCTTAGACAAAGCAGCAGTAGCAACAAACCCAGAAGCCAACCCAAAGAACCGATGGAGACTATGCACAGTGACACAAGTTGAAGAATTCAAATGCTTTATCCGAGTACTTCCAATCTGGGCATCAACGATTGCTCTCGCACTCTCCTTCGCTCAACAGTCCACCTTCTTCGTCAGCCAAGCCAACAAAATGGACCGCAAAATTGGATCATTCACTATCCCCGCAGGCTCCTCCCCTGTCTTCGCAGCCATAAATGGTCTCATCCTTGTCCCCGTTTACGAACTCTGGATAGTCCCAATCCTTCGCAAATACACCGGTCACCGCCGCGGCCTCACATCTCTACAAAGAATGGGTGTTGGCCTATTTGTATCAATTTTCTCATTAGCCTCAGCTGCATTAGTAGAAAAGAAGCGACGTGACGATCCAAACTCACTAACCATGAGTGTATTCTGGTTGTTCCCACAATTCTTCTTACTAGGTACAGCAGAAGTGTTCACTTATGTGGGACAATTGGAGTTTTTCTACGATCAAGCGACGGATGGAACGAGGAGTATCAGTAGTGCATTTTTTCTGTCTGAGATTGGGATTGGGAGCTGGTTAAGTACTGCATTGGTGAAGATAGTTGAAAGAGCTACTGGTGGGCAAGAAAAAGGGTGGTTGAGGAATGATCTTAATCAGAGTAGGCTTGATTACTTTTACTGGATATTGGCTGCCATTAATGGAGCAAATTTCTTGGTGTATGTGTGGATTGCTTGGCGTTTCAAAGGCAAGGCTGGTGAAGAGAATAGTGTGAGAGATGAGTCCATTATGCTTGAGATGGGTCCTGGTCAAGTGGTGAAGAGAGGCGATGATGGTAATGGAGAGCTTCGAAGTGTAATGTTTTGAACGAAACTGTCACTGTATTTTACACtgaattttctttatttgtttttttgtggtttttttttttatttcttctgtAATTTTAAGGTTCTTAAAAGATGTATTCGGACCAAGAACATCAAATCATGCTCCAACAAGAGTGCTAAAGAAGAAGTAaacgagaaaaaaaagaaagagagtatGGATGCTAATCTCATATTGAAAGGAAAAGCATCTTAATACaaagaattatttttttaaagaaagtgACCATGATAGTAATTATGGGCcctaataatttatttcacaCTCATGATAACATCTTTAGTTTGAGAGAGTGAAATCATGTTCGCACTCCTTTGCCAGTGCTCTTATCATGCTCTTATTATTGGAAAATATTTTACTTGACTTGATTTGGCTTTGACATTGTTTTGACTTGAGTCGAATTTGATGTCACTTTTATATAAAGTGGATTTGATACCTCTTTTAAGATGTTAAATTGAATTTGATGTCGTTGAGGCATTTGACTTGATTTAATGACATAGAGGCATTGATTTGATTTGGTGCCTTGAAGGGTCTTGATTTGATTGCAGAGGCGTTGACTTGATTTAGTGACTCCTTAATCCAATGTGAACAATACCTTAACTTGAATTGGATTGAGCCAAATTATAACGTGGTATTGAAGTATAATCTCGATCTTAGGACCTTCTCAATCTTATTCGGGTCACTTGATGGGTCTTACCTATTTTTTTGTCTGGATTTAATAAACCTTCTTTGTCAACTCATCTTAATTAGATATAACTAgaattttttcagtttttttcatGTCTTTTAGCGTCATATAAGGACACTACACTTAGATCGCTTGTATAGATTTGGATTTGGGAGTGTTTGACTAAATAACTTTCCCTTCAAGGGTGAATCAGCAAAAAACACTTCCGCCGTCCGTTTGAAGGAAAAAATGGGTTGGGCTTCAATTGGCCCGTTAACACCAGTCCATTACCTAACTCTACCCCCATTAAGTTTTAAACCCAAAAATTACCTTATACTTGGCccaggtttagggttttggtttaTCTAAATATCAGCCAATTGCTGCAATGGTTAACAAAACttattttaaaagtttttttttttttatgatgttAGAACATATCAACCCAAACACATCAAGATATTGTTCCACTCTGGAATGCAGATCCTCacagatttgtttttcatgaaccATCGACATTGGTAATTAGACCCAGACAAAACACATCAATGTAAGAGGAGCTAAACTTTGATCATAAACGGCTTAAGTGGGTTGTGCTGAGTTTTGAAAACACATATCTACCAATCTATCATTATTGCACACAAACAAGTGAACAAGTAAATGGGTTGATTTGCCGACCAAAATTATTTAGTGTGCAGGAACCTTATAATTGTGATATGTCATGCCTCTCTATCtttaacaaataataaaaatagtgaaaacAACAGTTGAATCCGTGGGTCCAAACCATAATGACATTCTTGTGCAATTAACTTGATAATTTGCATATATTGTCTCTTAAATCAAACCATATTGCAACATCATAATCAAAGCTTGTGGGGTTTCAACCCACAAAACGATAACAACCCACAAGCCACaaccctctcttcttcttttttctctaacTAATAGAAAGAGATTAAaccataaaagaaaaggaaaaggaaatcaTCATACGCACACAAAACTTCTACTACTGGGAAATAGTTCTCCCTTGATCTTTCTCTCCAGCCAAACAGACATGAATTGTTGACTGGTGTTCAAAGTTAGGATTTTTCACGGTCAAACATTTTCCGTTGACGGAGGAAGGAGTGGCTGAGCGAGAGAGGCCTTGACGTGGGCTGATGTTCTGATGGTACCGTGCTCCTGGATGGACTGGATTGCCGCCCTTTCCAATGCGAACTTTTTCTCAGCGCTTTTGCCCCACAAGACCAGGTATAATCCCACTATGATCAGCACCGCACCGATGATCCTGTGCACCCAACACCATCATAACAAAATATATTCCATCAGTGAAAAAAAATAGGTTAATCATGATATTTTGCAAGGACATTTTAGTCATTTGGAGCAGTCAAACACGAGTCAAAGATAAGGAGATAATAATATATAAGGACCCCACGTACGTACCCTCCCAAGTAGAACTCTTCGCCTAAAGCAATGGAAGCCATAATAGCGACAACAAGAGTCTGAACAGGCTGATACACAGCAACAAAGACAGGGCCCCCTCTGTCAATGCACCATATCTGTACAGCGAAGGCAATCCCTGATGCCACCACTCCCTGCACCATCAATATCATAGAAACTTCTCCCAcattattgcatatatatacccACTTTATATCGTATCACACTTGTCACAACTCACAACTACTAagaaaagcatatatatagTAAAGTTGTTCCGTCTACATCGATTCTCATGAACTTGGCCCATTGTCCATTGAGATAACGCGTTATTTTAAACAATAATGATAAGGATTGCAGCTATTGGTATTTCAGTTATCCCATTGATGAGGTGGATGCACATTATTTAAGTGAATTCTTAGGCTCCATATGTCTTATATTATGCACATGAAAGCttgttattatattttaaataaaaactgGGATAACTAGGATTAATATACGACTCAGTATATAAGTAATGTAACTGACCGCGTAGAGTATGGTAAAGACTTCGCCGCCAGAGTGGAAAATCCAAGCTTGGAGGTCTCTTTCAGCGAAAACAGCAATGATAAGAAACTGTATGAGTCCAAAGAAACATGTGTAAGAAGTGACGGAGAGCCGGGCCGGGTACTTCTTGAGAACCGGTGTTTGCAAGACGAGCCAAGCGGACCAGGACAAGCAATGACCAATGAGATAGACACACCCGAGGGTCCAGCTCTTGCCTTGAGCATCTCCTAAAGAAGCAAAAAAGGTTGGTTCGGGTACGGGTTCGGGTTCGAGGATTGTATGTAGTTGTGGAGCTGGACTATATATCGCTGGACCTTTGTATAAAGTGATCACAGTTGCTCCACACACACAACAGATTGTTCCTATCACTTTGGCTATCCCATCTTTTCTGTCCAGCCTTACTTTTTCTATcctgaaaattcaaaaaagaaaaaaaaaaaagttaaggcaTTGtttggtaattaattaatcaaacacaTGGAGAAGAGAGAAACCTTAGAAGGGCTGCCATGAGAAAAGTAAGGGCAGGGACAGAGTTTTGAACTGCTGATGCAAAGGTGGGTGAGGTGTGGTCCAAACCCAGCAAGTAGAAACCTTGATTTGCTGTTATTCTGTCACCCCAAACAAGTCTTTTTAGTTTAAACTTCCATTAAATATGaatcttgttttattttttatgtacaaAGTTGTGATCATACCCCACAAGTGCAAGGAGGAAGAACTGAAGGAGAAAGTTGAGAGTAATTGCTGGTCTTTCCTTCCTAAAATAAACAATCACATCATGTGTTATATGAtttcaatacatatatatatatatatatagtgaaaaTATATTGTCAAGTTTAGTAGTACTTCTCCAGAAAATATGCGAATGGAAGAAGGAGAATTAGTGCGATGACGTTTCTGTAAACAGGGAACACAAGCTTGCTAATGCCCATGTTAAGTGCAGCACGAGAGACAACATGAAAACCAGCATAACCAAACTGCAAGGCCAGCATGGCCGCATGAAGCTGAAACTTCTCAGGCATGGAACACCACATTCTCCCTCCGGAGCCACCAGAACCAGACGTATCAGCCATTAGCAACAGAGTAAGTAAGAAAATTGAACAAGTGTTTGTGTGTGGAGTGGTAAGGAGAATGAGTGAATGAGGATCGAGGGGGGTGTTATTTATATAAGTAATTTGGGAAAGGAAGGGGGAGAGTATGGCGGGATCCACAGAAGAAGTTTTAGTCGATGAGTCATGAGAGGGTTCAAATTATAAATGTTTTTGATTGTCTCCCACATTCTCCTTTCTCTGTTTAAGCTGACAAGACAACCCCAATCGCACTACCCAATTAATACACACAGTATTAATGATagtaaaagagagaaagagagagagattattaTTATTCCAGCATCTAACAGGTTCTGTTTTGGATGCATGCCATTAATGATGATAATTGAGAGGGCGAGGGAGGTGGAGTGAGTGAAGCCGCCCTTGATAGATAGCACGCACGAGGGAAGGCTGTGGGTACCCCCTAGCGGCCAAAGGTTTGAGTGTCTCGAAACCCCCCAACACACGCGCACACACTAATACTACTCTCTAGCGAACCATTGCTTGTatttttatgtgtatatatatatatatatataatataaacttTTCTGTGGAATATTTTATAAGGGTGgtctttaaataaataatagctCTCGACCATTCAATACTGAATAATTTTGATGGCTTGGATCTCCTAATTATCTACTCAATTTCCTTTGATTTGTCATCTATAAGACAGATGTTAGCATATAAAGAAGTCAttcaattattatatttttttaaagaaaaaggcTTAATATACTCTCTTCTTCTGTATTTCTTGCATTAGTATATTCaacaataatatatttaagACTAGTTTTGCTGTTTCAAAGATTTTGCTAACAATACGTATGATTATTGAAATGATCCAAATAGACAAGTATTATTGAAAGTTTTGTATGGTTTTAGTTTGAAGCCAAATATAGGCGGATATCTTATAATTAAATaagcaatattttttttacatgattGAGGAATCACCCAACCCAACATACCCTTCGGACAGTTAAATGGTCATAACCTCGTGCCACCTGAGCAGCTCGCACCACGATTGTAACAAGTAAGATTTGACGAAACCCATGCAGATAAAAATGTGGCTCCTAACCCCTCCCCGGAAGTGGGCGTAAGCCCAAGAGACCAAGAAACCCCTGGAATGTATCCCCAATTGGTTTGAACTCCTGACCTTTACTACGTATTCATTCGCCTTAAATTCagagatataaccaactgaGTTATTGTCCTGTGGTTTAAAACATAACACCCTAAAATTCTCTTAATACCCTGCATTTTTGGGTATCACATACCCCATAAGTacactagtttttttttattttaaccgAAAAACGACATTCATATAAGTTTGCCCTTTCGACATCATATACGAGCCTAAACTCGAGTCGTCAAACTCATGAACACATAAATTTCATACTTGATGATAGGATAAATTGAGTAAAAACCTTACGGTGTGGCCACATGACTAAAAGTTTCACTAGCATTTTGTAGTATGACATAAGTAGAAGCACCGTAAAACTATAGAAAAACAAACTTAATTCTTAATGGGCAGTACGGCGCTGGTTATAAAGAGTTTAGAAAAAATGAACCCACTATGCTAAAAGGCTAAAAGCACCATCATATATCAAAGGCAGCAGCCAACAAGAGGAATCCCATCTTTCCTGGTCTCAGCTTTACTTTACTGGTTCATGTCTAATAAAGTTCAAATTTTTAGTGTACTACCTAAGTTAGTgaataattatattaataatcaaattcaattaAAGTGTCTTTAATTTCTTCATCCTGTGCTTTTTTatgatgaatcttatttgcaccccattttttactaagtacaccccattcacCCTTTGAAAATACACTAGATTGGGAtgtacttagcaaaaaat
Coding sequences:
- the LOC120009119 gene encoding protein NRT1/ PTR FAMILY 8.2-like encodes the protein MSYSTLVSNGSTDFRGRIADKRKTGGWKGSPFLIANEVAERLAFFAIAVNMVAYLVFEMNQSLPTAATHVTDWIGAAYVLTIFGAFVADAYWGRFKTVVVFSCVYAVGMVMLTLSAGIDSLRPPKCMKRPCIEATDRQSGFLFCALALIALGTGGIKPCVSSFGADQFDEADKKEAQKKYAFFNWFFFAINMGALLGITVLVYVEDQKGWVWGFAVPTVLMFSSVIILVSGVPFYRFQKPMGSPFTRFLQVIVVSVRNHFAGVAVRRDTGLYEVDSVESDITGARKIAHTRQYSFLDKAAVATNPEANPKNRWRLCTVTQVEEFKCFIRVLPIWASTIALALSFAQQSTFFVSQANKMDRKIGSFTIPAGSSPVFAAINGLILVPVYELWIVPILRKYTGHRRGLTSLQRMGVGLFVSIFSLASAALVEKKRRDDPNSLTMSVFWLFPQFFLLGTAEVFTYVGQLEFFYDQATDGTRSISSAFFLSEIGIGSWLSTALVKIVERATGGQEKGWLRNDLNQSRLDYFYWILAAINGANFLVYVWIAWRFKGKAGEENSVRDESIMLEMGPGQVVKRGDDGNGELRSVMF
- the LOC120008891 gene encoding protein WALLS ARE THIN 1-like → MADTSGSGGSGGRMWCSMPEKFQLHAAMLALQFGYAGFHVVSRAALNMGISKLVFPVYRNVIALILLLPFAYFLEKKERPAITLNFLLQFFLLALVGITANQGFYLLGLDHTSPTFASAVQNSVPALTFLMAALLRIEKVRLDRKDGIAKVIGTICCVCGATVITLYKGPAIYSPAPQLHTILEPEPVPEPTFFASLGDAQGKSWTLGCVYLIGHCLSWSAWLVLQTPVLKKYPARLSVTSYTCFFGLIQFLIIAVFAERDLQAWIFHSGGEVFTILYAGVVASGIAFAVQIWCIDRGGPVFVAVYQPVQTLVVAIMASIALGEEFYLGGIIGAVLIIVGLYLVLWGKSAEKKFALERAAIQSIQEHGTIRTSAHVKASLAQPLLPPSTENV